In Triticum aestivum cultivar Chinese Spring chromosome 5B, IWGSC CS RefSeq v2.1, whole genome shotgun sequence, the following proteins share a genomic window:
- the LOC123117839 gene encoding uncharacterized protein — MPIIAPVANNGGPRRSLTWFVGGGAPISAAPWSSGVEEEPTPIVRPRRAVAGHHYLRRLRTWVPRILHPRLWSAYAPASTTTAAQPPWCAGAAAYGSGDPGLDGQEGSNSGQNCDAGSMCDEIVSKSKEPAPDTDTTSCEEASSSTTVKPTRLLAVNGGLVPESSLRPVTGRNSHILKQQKINLLDIEAALPEEAFRASKSQQMRRRSWRSFVKRAESISKMVLVLLHSSYQDLNSILARSQDIHSRRLYHVHQGA, encoded by the exons ATGCCCATAATTGCACCCGTCGCAAATAATGGTGGCCCTCGTCGCTCTCTAACCTGGTTCGTCGGTGGAGGTGCCCCCATCAGCGCAGCACCCTGGAGTAGTGGGGTGGAGGAAGAACCCACGCCCATCGTGCGGCCTCGCCGTGCTGTCGCGGGCCACCATTATTTGCGACGCCTGCGAACGTGGGTTCCCCGAATCCTGCATCCACGTCTTTGGTCCGCTTATGCGCCAGCCTCCACCACCACCGCTGCCCAGCCGCCCTGGTGTGCGGGTGCGGCGGCCTACGGTAGCGGTGACCCAGGACTGGATGGGCAAGAGGGGTCAAATTCTGGTCAAAATTGTGATGCAGGTAGTATGTGTGATGAAATTGTGTCAAAATCAAAGGAGCCAGCCCCTGATACTGATACTACTTCCTGTGAGGAAGCATCATCTTCAACAACAGTCAAACCAACAAGATTGCTGGCTGTTAACGGTGGCTTGGTTCCGGAGTCATCACTGAGGCCGGTTACAGGAAGAAACTCTCATATCCTGAAGCAACAAAAGATAAATTTGCTTGATATAGAAGCAGCGTTGCCTGAGGAAGCTTTCAGAGCCTCAAAGTCTCAACAAATGAGAAGGCGTTCATGGCGTTCTTTTGTGAAGCGTGCAGAATCAATCTCCAAG ATGGTACTGGTCCTCCTTCACAGTAGCTATCAAGACCTCAACTCTATCCTCGCTCGCTCTCAGGATATACACTCTCGACGACTGTATCATGTACACCAAGGAGCCTAA